From a single Lolium rigidum isolate FL_2022 chromosome 7, APGP_CSIRO_Lrig_0.1, whole genome shotgun sequence genomic region:
- the LOC124671671 gene encoding aquaporin PIP2-5-like: MAAAEGKLSPEGNVKEDMISSKDYLDPPPTPLFDAGELGKWSLYRAVIAEFTATLLFVYVAVATVIGHKRQTDTEACSGAGVLGIAWAFGGMIAVLVYCTAGISGGHINPAVTFGLLLSRKVSLPRAFLYMAAQCLGAICGAALVRAVHGSHHYALYGGGANELAPGFSKSAGLVAEALGTAVLVYTVFSATDPKRMARDSHIPVLAPLLIGFAVMMVHLATIPVTGTGINPARSLGAAVVYNGEKAWDDQWIFWVGPFLGAAVAMVYHQYVLRNCAAKSFRSKYDIEA, from the coding sequence ATGGCAGCAGCAGAGGGCAAGCTGAGTCCGGAGGGCAATGTTAAGGAGGATATGATCAGCAGCAAGGACTACCTTGACCCTCCCCCAACGCCGCTGTTTGACGCCGGCGAGCTGGGCAAGTGGTCCCTCTACCGCGCCGTCATCGCCGAGTTCACTGCCACGCTCCTCTTCGTCTACGTCGCCGTCGCCACGGTCATCGGCCACAAGCGCCAAACCGACACCGAAGCGTGCAGCGGCGCCGGCGTGCTAGGCATCGCCTGGGCCTTCGGCGGCATGATCGCCGTCCTCGTATACTGCACCGCCGGCATCTCCGGCGGCCACATCAACCCTGCCGTGACCTTTGGGCTTCTGCTGTCCAGGAAGGTCTCGCTGCCGCGTGCTTTCCTCTACATGGCGGCGCAGTGCCTTGGCGCCATCTGCGGCGCGGCACTTGTCAGGGCTGTGCACGGCTCGCACCACTACGCGCTCTACGGCGGCGGCGCCAACGAGCTTGCGCCAGGGTTCTCCAAGTCGGCAGGGCTGGTGGCCGAGGCTCTGGGCACCGCCGTTCTGGTGTACACCGTGTTTTCGGCGACTGACCCGAAGCGCATGGCCAGGGACTCGCATATCCCGGTGCTGGCGCCGCTGCTCATCGGGTTCGCGGTAATGATGGTGCATCTGGCCACCATCCCCGTCACCGGTACCGGCATCAACCCGGCCAGGAGCCTCGGAGCCGCCGTGGTGTACAACGGCGAAAAGGCGTGGGACGACCAGTGGATCTTCTGGGTCGGGCCGTTCCTCGGTGCCGCCGTCGCCATGGTGTACCACCAGTACGTCCTCAGGAACTGCGCCGCAAAGTCATTCCGCTCCAAATACGACATCGAAGCATAG